From the genome of Devriesea agamarum, one region includes:
- the htpX gene encoding zinc metalloprotease HtpX, translating to MNTVRTAALFGVLWGVLLAVGWFVGNGRWIWLFALVGLIGTAISFWNSDKIALRSMRAYPVSPEQAPRMYAIVSELSAKANAPMPRLYVSPTQAPNAFATGRSPRHAAVCCTEGILSLLDDRELRGVLGHELMHVYNRDILTSSVAAAIGGIITSIAQMLMFFGGGGNDRERNGGGFGMLGALAAMILAPLAATLIQLAISRTREYSADSDGATLTEDPLALASALRKLQSGTAQAPLKPEPDLMNSSHLMIANPFKAGEGLAGMFATHPPMEQRIARLERMAEDRYRN from the coding sequence ATGAATACGGTTCGCACCGCGGCGCTGTTCGGGGTCCTCTGGGGTGTCCTGCTTGCAGTGGGGTGGTTTGTAGGAAACGGGCGGTGGATCTGGCTCTTCGCCCTGGTCGGGTTGATTGGGACCGCGATCTCGTTTTGGAACAGCGACAAAATCGCGCTGCGATCGATGCGTGCCTATCCGGTGAGCCCGGAACAAGCGCCTCGTATGTACGCCATCGTCTCTGAGCTTTCCGCCAAGGCAAATGCGCCCATGCCAAGGCTCTATGTCTCCCCCACCCAGGCTCCCAATGCCTTCGCTACAGGGCGCAGCCCTCGCCATGCGGCGGTGTGCTGCACCGAAGGAATCCTGAGCCTGCTCGACGACCGCGAACTGCGCGGGGTGCTCGGACATGAACTCATGCACGTGTACAACCGCGACATCTTGACCTCATCGGTGGCGGCAGCTATCGGTGGCATCATCACCTCCATCGCCCAGATGCTGATGTTCTTCGGTGGCGGTGGCAACGACCGTGAACGCAACGGCGGAGGTTTCGGCATGCTCGGTGCCCTAGCCGCGATGATTCTCGCTCCCTTGGCGGCGACGCTGATCCAACTCGCGATTTCTCGCACCAGGGAATATTCGGCGGACTCTGACGGTGCGACGCTCACCGAAGACCCGCTGGCTCTCGCCTCAGCACTGCGTAAGTTGCAAAGCGGAACCGCTCAGGCCCCGTTAAAGCCCGAACCCGACTTGATGAACTCCTCGCATTTAATGATTGCGAACCCATTCAAAGCGGGGGAGGGGCTGGCGGGAATGTTCGCCACGCATCCGCCGATGGAGCAGCGCATCGCGCGGCTTGAGCGAATGGCTGAGGATCGCTATCGCAACTAA
- a CDS encoding YajQ family cyclic di-GMP-binding protein, with the protein MAADSSFDIVSKLDRQEVNNAVIQASKEVAQRYDFRGVNASVELSGDSVVMAANSEDRVRAVLDVLQTKLLRRGVSLKAVEFGEPRQSGKLVKLEGSLKEGIASDQAKKISKIIRDEGPKGVKAQIQGDELRVSSKSRDDLQAVISLLKGKDLDVALQFVNYR; encoded by the coding sequence ATGGCAGCGGATTCGTCGTTTGACATTGTCAGTAAGCTCGACCGCCAAGAGGTCAACAACGCAGTTATTCAGGCATCCAAAGAAGTTGCTCAACGCTACGACTTCCGAGGTGTCAATGCATCCGTTGAGCTGTCCGGGGATTCCGTGGTGATGGCAGCGAACTCCGAGGATCGAGTGCGCGCTGTTCTTGACGTATTGCAAACGAAGCTGTTGCGTCGAGGTGTCTCTTTGAAAGCGGTGGAGTTTGGTGAGCCTCGGCAATCCGGCAAGCTCGTTAAGCTCGAGGGCTCGCTGAAAGAGGGAATTGCCTCCGATCAGGCCAAGAAGATTTCTAAGATCATTCGAGACGAGGGCCCCAAAGGAGTTAAGGCCCAGATCCAAGGCGATGAGCTGCGGGTGTCGTCTAAGAGCCGCGACGACCTCCAAGCCGTGATCTCGCTACTCAAAGGCAAGGATCTGGACGTCGCCCTGCAGTTTGTCAACTACCGCTAA
- the rpmG gene encoding 50S ribosomal protein L33 → MASKSSDVRPKITMACVDCKDRNYITKKNRRNTPDRLELSKFCPRCGKQTVHRETR, encoded by the coding sequence ATGGCGAGCAAGAGCTCCGACGTGCGGCCCAAGATCACCATGGCCTGCGTCGACTGCAAGGACCGTAACTACATCACAAAGAAGAACCGTCGCAATACCCCTGACCGGCTGGAGCTGTCGAAGTTCTGCCCGCGCTGTGGAAAGCAGACGGTTCACCGCGAGACCCGCTGA
- a CDS encoding FAS1-like dehydratase domain-containing protein produces the protein MSSVNPEFAGKTYPPGPVHVVSATKIAEFARATGASSSIHTDPKAAARAGYRNVVAPPTFLVSLAQATEAQYIEDPQAGIDFSRVVHGEEAFVLHRAVMANDRLVPTLTVERIREAGGHAMITTRVDVRTEAGEDVATVRSGIVVRGEESPERTTSERTEDAQ, from the coding sequence ATGTCGAGTGTGAACCCTGAGTTCGCGGGGAAAACATATCCCCCCGGGCCGGTGCATGTCGTTAGCGCAACAAAAATTGCCGAGTTTGCGCGGGCCACGGGCGCGAGTAGCTCCATCCATACTGATCCGAAAGCGGCAGCCCGCGCCGGATACCGAAACGTTGTGGCACCACCCACGTTCTTAGTCTCTCTCGCGCAGGCCACAGAAGCTCAGTACATCGAAGACCCGCAGGCTGGTATTGATTTTTCCCGTGTGGTGCACGGCGAAGAAGCATTTGTGCTCCATCGGGCGGTCATGGCCAACGACCGGCTCGTCCCGACACTCACCGTGGAACGTATTCGTGAAGCCGGTGGTCACGCCATGATTACGACTCGGGTGGATGTTCGTACGGAAGCGGGTGAGGATGTGGCCACCGTGCGGTCGGGCATCGTTGTCCGGGGCGAAGAATCACCGGAACGAACCACCTCGGAACGTACGGAGGATGCACAGTGA
- a CDS encoding MaoC family dehydratase, with translation MSTNHDKSVVVLEDLEVGAEIGRCQQHISRADLVRYAGASGDFNPIHYNDAFAQDVGLPGVIAHGMLTMGRAITLVLDWIGDPGAICEYGVRFTRPVPVPALGEAVLDVVATIGAIDLDASTARVDLTVSLDERTVLGRARTVVAVPRREQTTGLPT, from the coding sequence GTGAGTACCAACCATGATAAATCCGTCGTCGTTTTAGAAGACCTCGAGGTGGGCGCCGAAATTGGTCGGTGCCAGCAACATATTAGCCGGGCAGATCTGGTCCGGTATGCCGGGGCGTCGGGTGACTTTAACCCAATTCATTACAACGATGCGTTTGCTCAGGACGTTGGCCTGCCCGGAGTTATCGCCCACGGCATGCTGACCATGGGGCGGGCGATTACCCTGGTGCTCGATTGGATTGGAGACCCGGGCGCAATCTGCGAATACGGGGTGCGCTTTACCCGTCCGGTCCCCGTGCCTGCTCTCGGGGAAGCTGTTCTCGACGTGGTGGCGACCATTGGGGCTATCGATCTCGATGCATCCACGGCCCGAGTCGATCTCACGGTTTCGTTAGATGAACGCACCGTCTTAGGGCGGGCACGCACCGTTGTGGCGGTACCTCGCCGTGAACAGACCACGGGGTTGCCGACCTGA
- a CDS encoding UDP-N-acetylmuramate dehydrogenase yields the protein MSVETSQQNIDGERSGVHHSSGAKLKDLTTLHIGGPVADYVQVHDEESLIEAVRDADAAQRPLLVLGGGSNLIASDDPFDGTVVHVRPPLESDESGVRSALAPECGGIMVEHFAGVSWDAAVAHAIQHELVGVECLSGIPGTVGATPIQNVGAYGQDVSQSIARVRTWDRHTGTVRTFCAADCEFGYRTSIFKRTPYRNDAEGSPSQVAGVSTAPSEQPASFPAESGTASAHIAPTGRYVVLSVTFQHSQGDLSRPIEYPELAKALNVSVGQRVPMTQVREAVLNVRRKKAMVVDPGDHDTWSAGSFFTNPIVTPDEMAGLPKDAPRFPLADGRVKTSAAWLISHAGLTRGFGLNDRATLSGQHVLALTNRGGASSEDIRELALYVRGKVSESFGIHLEVEPVRLGMQL from the coding sequence ATGTCCGTTGAGACATCCCAGCAGAATATCGACGGCGAAAGAAGCGGTGTGCACCACAGCAGCGGGGCAAAGCTTAAAGACCTCACCACTCTCCACATTGGCGGACCTGTTGCGGATTATGTGCAGGTTCATGACGAGGAGTCCTTAATTGAAGCCGTTCGGGACGCCGATGCGGCACAACGCCCCCTGCTCGTGCTCGGGGGAGGTTCAAACCTCATCGCCTCAGACGACCCCTTCGATGGCACTGTTGTGCACGTGCGTCCGCCTCTGGAATCGGATGAATCTGGGGTGAGATCAGCCCTCGCCCCGGAATGCGGCGGCATTATGGTTGAGCACTTTGCCGGGGTGTCGTGGGATGCGGCGGTTGCCCATGCGATCCAACACGAGCTGGTCGGTGTGGAGTGCCTTTCGGGGATCCCCGGGACGGTCGGTGCCACCCCGATCCAGAATGTCGGTGCCTATGGCCAGGATGTCTCTCAGAGCATCGCCCGGGTGAGAACATGGGATCGCCACACCGGGACCGTACGTACGTTCTGCGCGGCAGACTGCGAATTCGGATACCGCACGTCGATATTTAAACGCACGCCCTATCGGAACGACGCTGAGGGTTCGCCTTCACAGGTGGCGGGGGTGAGCACAGCCCCGTCGGAGCAGCCCGCTTCTTTTCCTGCTGAGAGTGGTACGGCATCGGCGCATATCGCCCCAACCGGCCGGTACGTGGTGCTGTCGGTCACGTTCCAGCACAGTCAGGGCGATTTATCGCGGCCAATTGAATATCCGGAGCTGGCTAAGGCTTTGAATGTCTCCGTCGGCCAGCGAGTGCCGATGACGCAGGTGCGCGAAGCGGTGTTGAACGTACGCCGGAAAAAAGCCATGGTGGTCGATCCGGGCGATCATGACACCTGGAGCGCAGGCTCGTTCTTCACCAATCCCATCGTGACGCCCGACGAGATGGCCGGTTTGCCGAAGGATGCGCCGCGCTTCCCACTCGCGGACGGTCGAGTTAAGACCAGTGCTGCATGGCTGATATCGCACGCTGGTTTGACCCGAGGCTTCGGTCTCAATGATCGTGCGACGCTGTCTGGACAGCATGTGCTGGCGTTGACGAACCGAGGCGGAGCATCGTCGGAGGATATCCGCGAGCTAGCGCTGTATGTCCGAGGCAAGGTGAGTGAATCCTTCGGAATCCACCTAGAAGTAGAACCAGTTCGACTGGGGATGCAGCTGTAG
- the glyA gene encoding serine hydroxymethyltransferase: MSILDRSLPQIDPEIAAVLDAELARQQGTLEMIASENFVPRAVLEAQGSVLTNKYAEGYPGKRYYGGCEEVDIAESLAISRAKDLFGAEHANVQPHSGATANAAVMHALARAGDTLMGLSLAHGGHLTHGMKINFSGRLYDIVAYEVDPATGRIDMDRVREQALAARPQVICAGWSAYPRQLDFPAFRAIADEVGAKLWVDMAHFAGLVAAGLHPSPVPYADVVSTTVHKTLAGPRSGLILSTQEWAKKIDSAVFPGQQGGPLMHVIAAKAVALKIAAGEEFAERQRRTLEGARLLADRLQASDTRTAGISVLSGGTDVHLVLVDLRNSHLDGQMAEDLLHEVGITVNRNAVPNDPRPPRVTSGLRIGTPALATRGFDAKDFEEIADIIALALLPGADLPALRARASRLAESRPLYPGLRQY; the protein is encoded by the coding sequence CTGTCCATCCTCGACCGCTCGCTTCCGCAGATTGATCCGGAGATCGCTGCGGTTCTCGACGCTGAGCTTGCCCGTCAGCAGGGCACGCTGGAGATGATCGCGAGTGAGAACTTCGTGCCGCGCGCTGTGCTGGAGGCACAAGGTTCAGTCCTTACCAATAAATACGCAGAGGGTTACCCGGGCAAGCGTTACTACGGGGGATGCGAAGAAGTCGATATCGCAGAGTCGCTGGCCATTAGCCGCGCTAAGGATCTGTTTGGTGCTGAGCATGCCAATGTTCAGCCCCATTCGGGTGCGACCGCTAATGCTGCTGTGATGCACGCGCTGGCGCGCGCGGGCGACACTCTCATGGGGCTTTCATTAGCTCATGGTGGACATCTCACCCACGGGATGAAAATTAACTTTTCCGGACGCCTCTACGACATCGTTGCGTACGAGGTCGATCCCGCGACCGGTCGTATCGATATGGACCGTGTGCGTGAGCAGGCGCTCGCCGCACGTCCGCAGGTGATTTGCGCCGGGTGGTCAGCGTATCCGCGGCAGCTGGACTTCCCAGCGTTCCGCGCTATTGCCGACGAAGTGGGCGCAAAACTGTGGGTGGATATGGCTCACTTCGCAGGTTTGGTCGCAGCGGGTTTGCATCCCAGCCCGGTGCCGTACGCGGATGTGGTCTCCACGACCGTGCATAAGACGCTAGCGGGGCCCCGGTCTGGCTTGATCCTGAGCACGCAAGAGTGGGCTAAGAAGATTGACTCCGCGGTTTTCCCTGGTCAACAGGGTGGTCCGCTCATGCATGTGATCGCTGCGAAGGCTGTGGCGTTGAAGATTGCCGCGGGCGAAGAATTCGCTGAACGGCAGCGCCGTACGCTTGAGGGTGCGCGTCTGTTGGCAGACCGTCTTCAGGCTTCAGATACCCGGACGGCTGGGATTTCAGTGCTGTCAGGTGGTACCGATGTGCACCTGGTTCTGGTTGACCTGCGCAATTCGCATCTGGACGGGCAGATGGCTGAAGACCTTCTGCATGAGGTAGGTATCACCGTCAACCGCAACGCGGTGCCGAACGATCCCCGCCCGCCACGGGTTACGTCCGGGTTGCGGATCGGTACTCCTGCACTGGCTACCCGCGGATTTGATGCGAAGGATTTTGAGGAGATCGCGGACATCATTGCTCTTGCGCTACTGCCGGGCGCCGACCTCCCGGCTCTGCGCGCTCGTGCCAGCCGTTTGGCCGAAAGTCGTCCGCTGTACCCGGGTCTGCGGCAATACTGA